The proteins below are encoded in one region of Marinobacter sp. F4206:
- a CDS encoding NAD(P)-dependent oxidoreductase, translated as MSTLNQRTVFITGGSRGIGRAIGLACARQGANVVIAAKSDTPHPKLPGTIHTVAEEIRAAGGQALPLVLDVRDDKQVRQRMDEAAVHFGGIDALINNAGAIRLTGVENLKASRYDLMHQVNARAVFTCSQAALPYLKASDRAHILSLSPPLNLDTKWFAQYGPYTTTKYAMTMLSMGMAEEFRRYGIAVNTLWPKTLIATAAIEFEVGGPQMMAQGRKPDIMADAAVSILNRTADELTGQNLIDEDLLRQDGMTDFEPYRYAPGDKPLMPDLFLD; from the coding sequence ATGAGTACACTGAACCAGCGCACGGTCTTCATTACCGGGGGCAGCCGCGGAATCGGCCGGGCAATCGGACTGGCCTGTGCCCGACAGGGCGCCAATGTGGTGATCGCCGCCAAGTCGGACACCCCGCACCCCAAGCTGCCGGGCACGATCCACACGGTGGCCGAGGAAATACGGGCCGCCGGTGGTCAGGCCTTGCCACTGGTACTGGATGTTCGTGATGACAAACAGGTCCGTCAGCGCATGGACGAAGCCGCCGTTCATTTTGGTGGCATCGATGCGCTGATCAACAACGCGGGCGCGATCCGCCTGACCGGCGTGGAAAACCTGAAAGCCAGCCGGTACGACCTGATGCATCAGGTCAACGCCCGTGCGGTGTTCACTTGCAGTCAGGCGGCGCTGCCCTATCTGAAAGCGTCGGATCGGGCGCACATACTCAGCCTGTCGCCACCGCTGAATCTGGACACCAAGTGGTTCGCCCAGTACGGGCCTTACACCACAACAAAGTACGCCATGACCATGCTGAGCATGGGCATGGCCGAGGAGTTCAGGCGTTATGGCATTGCCGTCAATACGCTCTGGCCAAAGACCCTGATTGCCACGGCGGCGATCGAGTTTGAAGTGGGCGGGCCGCAGATGATGGCTCAGGGCCGGAAGCCGGACATCATGGCCGATGCGGCGGTGAGCATATTGAACCGCACCGCAGACGAGCTGACTGGTCAGAACCTGATAGACGAAGACCTGCTGCGGCAGGATGGCATGACGGATTTCGAACCATACCGGTACGCTCCGGGCGACAAACCCCTGATGCCGGATCTGTTTCTGGACTAG
- a CDS encoding enoyl-CoA hydratase/isomerase family protein produces the protein MESLPHCETLLLEKQGPALFITINRPDVRNAMSLQMVAELSTVFSQIESDLNIRAVVIRGADGHFCAGGDIKDMAGARGQKTAEGEADPFYRLNRAFGQMIQQVNESPKVVIAVTEGAVMGGGFGLACVSDVAIAGPTAKFGMPETSLGVIPAQIAPFVVERIGLTQARRLALLGLRIDAEEACTLGIVHQAANSDQEIDDMLDHALERVRQCAPVATAETKALLHRVGHEAMSGLLDSAAEKFADAIRGSEGAEGTMAFMQKRPPAWAGKE, from the coding sequence ATGGAATCCTTACCTCATTGCGAAACACTGCTCCTGGAGAAACAGGGCCCGGCCCTGTTTATCACCATCAATCGGCCCGACGTTCGAAACGCCATGAGCCTGCAGATGGTTGCCGAACTGTCGACGGTTTTCTCGCAGATCGAATCCGACCTGAACATCCGGGCTGTCGTCATCCGCGGTGCCGACGGACATTTCTGCGCCGGCGGTGACATCAAGGACATGGCCGGGGCCCGGGGCCAGAAAACCGCCGAAGGCGAAGCGGACCCGTTCTACCGGCTGAACCGCGCCTTCGGTCAGATGATCCAGCAGGTCAACGAGTCCCCCAAGGTCGTGATCGCCGTTACCGAGGGGGCCGTCATGGGCGGCGGATTCGGCTTGGCCTGCGTGTCCGACGTGGCCATTGCCGGTCCGACCGCAAAATTTGGCATGCCGGAAACCTCACTAGGCGTTATTCCTGCCCAGATCGCCCCGTTCGTGGTTGAACGAATCGGCCTGACCCAGGCCCGGCGTCTGGCACTGCTGGGATTGCGGATTGACGCCGAAGAAGCTTGCACGCTCGGGATCGTCCACCAGGCCGCCAACTCGGACCAGGAAATTGACGACATGCTCGACCATGCCCTGGAGCGGGTGCGCCAGTGCGCGCCGGTTGCCACCGCCGAAACCAAAGCCCTGCTGCATCGGGTTGGCCACGAAGCCATGAGCGGCCTGCTGGACAGCGCCGCCGAGAAATTCGCCGACGCCATCCGCGGCAGTGAAGGCGCCGAAGGCACCATGGCCTTTATGCAGAAGCGTCCGCCAGCGTGGGCGGGAAAGGAATAG
- a CDS encoding long-chain-acyl-CoA synthetase, which yields MSNNSVSALDIARRLPGIMRRFPSIARGYYYYAVKDENRELTLGTLIERNAERHGQRPAILFEDRVITWSEFNGWANRIAGFLQAQGLVKGDAIAVFLENRPELLAVVAGAAKLGVACAMLNTSQKGKVLEHSINLIEPKMVVVGEELIPSFDGVKGNLRTSHSHPFLFVSDLNTLNAFGEAPEGYVNMAEKVSTFNSDNPVLCDPPRMGDTAIYLFTSGTTGLPKAAPGSHRKFIKAYGGFGLMSLAMEPEDVLYCTLPLYHGTALLVCWGSVLAGGSAIALRRKFSASAFWDDVRHYHATTFGYVGELCRYLLNQPPSDQDRAHGLTKMVGNGLRPSIWREFKERFGIETVAELYASSEGNIGFSNFFNMDNTVGFSTAPYKLVKFHDGTRDPVRNAKGHMEPVAKGEPGLLIGEITKKWSFEGYTQKDATEKSILRDAFKKGDAWFNTGDVLKEIGCGHLQFVDRMGDTFRWKGENVSTNEVENIIDGSGMVEEAIVYGVEVPKTNGKAGMVTLVPHSNGNEFDVNKLFAYLKANLPAYAIPVFVRVTRAIEKTGTFKYRKVDIQKTGYSLEQSNDEVFAWLPKTQEYTQLTPELVADIDAGKVNF from the coding sequence ATGAGCAACAACAGCGTTTCTGCACTGGATATCGCCCGCCGACTGCCGGGCATCATGCGACGTTTCCCGTCAATTGCCCGCGGCTATTACTATTATGCGGTCAAGGATGAAAACCGGGAGCTAACCCTTGGCACCCTGATCGAACGCAACGCCGAACGCCACGGTCAGCGGCCTGCCATACTGTTTGAAGATCGGGTAATTACCTGGAGCGAGTTCAATGGCTGGGCCAACCGCATCGCCGGTTTCCTTCAGGCCCAGGGCCTGGTCAAAGGCGATGCCATTGCGGTCTTCCTTGAGAATCGCCCTGAATTACTGGCGGTTGTGGCGGGGGCGGCCAAACTCGGTGTGGCTTGCGCCATGCTCAATACCTCGCAGAAGGGCAAGGTGCTGGAACACAGCATCAACCTGATCGAACCGAAGATGGTGGTGGTCGGCGAAGAGTTGATCCCGTCATTTGACGGGGTGAAAGGCAACCTCAGAACCAGCCATTCCCATCCGTTCCTGTTCGTTTCCGACCTTAATACCCTGAATGCCTTCGGAGAAGCCCCCGAAGGCTACGTCAACATGGCAGAGAAGGTCAGCACCTTTAACAGCGACAACCCCGTTCTCTGTGATCCGCCACGAATGGGTGACACCGCCATTTACCTCTTTACGTCGGGCACAACGGGCCTGCCCAAGGCCGCCCCGGGGTCCCATCGAAAATTCATCAAGGCCTACGGCGGCTTCGGCCTGATGTCCCTGGCGATGGAACCTGAGGACGTCCTGTACTGCACCCTGCCGCTCTACCACGGCACTGCACTGCTGGTTTGCTGGGGCTCGGTGCTGGCCGGCGGCTCCGCCATTGCCCTGCGCCGCAAATTCTCCGCCAGCGCCTTCTGGGACGACGTCCGCCACTATCACGCCACTACCTTTGGTTACGTGGGTGAACTCTGCCGATACCTCCTGAACCAGCCCCCCAGTGACCAGGACCGGGCCCATGGCCTCACCAAGATGGTCGGTAACGGCCTGCGCCCCTCAATCTGGCGGGAATTCAAGGAACGCTTCGGCATTGAAACCGTGGCCGAACTCTACGCCTCCAGTGAGGGCAACATCGGCTTCAGCAATTTCTTCAACATGGACAACACCGTCGGCTTCTCCACCGCGCCATACAAGCTGGTGAAATTCCACGATGGCACCCGCGACCCGGTTCGCAATGCCAAAGGCCATATGGAGCCGGTTGCCAAAGGCGAACCGGGGCTGTTGATTGGCGAGATCACCAAGAAGTGGTCGTTCGAGGGCTATACCCAAAAGGACGCCACCGAAAAGTCCATCCTCCGCGACGCCTTCAAGAAAGGCGACGCCTGGTTCAACACCGGCGATGTCCTGAAGGAAATCGGCTGTGGGCACCTGCAGTTCGTGGACCGCATGGGCGACACCTTCCGCTGGAAGGGCGAAAACGTCTCGACCAACGAGGTAGAGAACATCATCGATGGCTCCGGCATGGTCGAGGAGGCCATCGTGTACGGTGTGGAAGTTCCGAAAACCAACGGCAAGGCCGGCATGGTGACGCTGGTTCCACACAGCAACGGCAACGAGTTCGACGTCAACAAGCTGTTCGCCTATTTAAAGGCCAACCTGCCCGCCTACGCCATCCCGGTGTTCGTGCGGGTGACCCGTGCCATTGAGAAAACCGGCACCTTCAAGTACCGCAAGGTGGATATTCAGAAAACCGGCTACTCACTGGAGCAGTCCAATGACGAGGTGTTTGCCTGGTTGCCGAAAACGCAGGAGTACACGCAGCTGACGCCTGAGCTTGTTGCGGACATTGATGCTGGGAAGGTTAATTTCTGA
- the atuD gene encoding citronellyl-CoA dehydrogenase — MKFTAEHEALRKTVRDFVEKEINPHCDEWEEAGKFPIHEIFKKLGALGVLGIQKPEEYGGMGLDYSYNLVAAEELGLAHCGGVPLAIGVQTDMCTPAIARFGSDELKRTFLVPAIAGEMVGCIGVSEVGAGSDVAGMRTTARQDGDDYVINGSKMWITNSPKADFICLLANTSDDKPHKNKSLIVVPMNSPGISFSPHLNKLGMRSSETAQIFFDDVRVPQRYRIGAEGTGFMMQMLQFQEERMWGAANVIKALENCIDQTIAYCRERKTFGQPLLDNQVIHFRLAELQTEVEALRALTYQACELHIEGKDVTKLASMAKLKAGRLGREVTDSCLQYWGGMGYMWDNPLSRAFRDVRLVSIGGGADEIMLGIICKMMGTLPGKKRD, encoded by the coding sequence GTGAAATTTACAGCGGAACACGAAGCCCTCAGAAAAACCGTCCGGGATTTCGTCGAGAAAGAAATCAACCCGCACTGCGACGAATGGGAGGAAGCGGGCAAATTCCCCATTCACGAGATCTTCAAGAAGCTGGGGGCGCTCGGCGTTCTGGGCATCCAGAAGCCGGAAGAGTATGGCGGCATGGGCCTTGATTACAGCTACAACCTGGTGGCCGCCGAAGAACTGGGGCTGGCCCACTGCGGGGGAGTACCTCTGGCAATCGGCGTTCAGACCGACATGTGCACACCCGCCATTGCCCGATTTGGATCCGACGAGCTGAAGCGCACCTTCCTGGTGCCCGCCATTGCCGGCGAAATGGTCGGCTGCATTGGCGTCAGTGAAGTGGGCGCGGGCTCGGACGTCGCCGGCATGAGAACTACCGCACGTCAGGATGGTGATGACTACGTCATCAACGGCTCCAAGATGTGGATCACCAACAGTCCGAAAGCCGACTTTATCTGCCTGCTGGCCAACACCAGCGACGACAAACCCCACAAGAACAAGTCCCTGATCGTGGTGCCCATGAACTCTCCCGGGATCTCCTTCAGCCCGCACCTGAACAAACTCGGCATGCGCTCCTCGGAAACCGCCCAGATCTTTTTTGACGACGTACGCGTTCCCCAGCGCTATCGCATCGGCGCCGAAGGTACCGGCTTCATGATGCAGATGCTGCAGTTCCAGGAAGAACGCATGTGGGGCGCAGCCAACGTCATCAAGGCGCTGGAAAACTGCATCGACCAGACCATCGCCTACTGCCGTGAGCGCAAGACTTTCGGCCAGCCACTGCTCGACAACCAGGTCATCCACTTCCGCCTGGCCGAACTGCAAACCGAAGTCGAAGCCCTGCGCGCCCTGACCTACCAGGCCTGTGAGCTTCACATCGAAGGCAAGGATGTGACCAAACTGGCCTCCATGGCCAAGCTCAAGGCCGGCCGACTGGGGCGTGAGGTGACCGACAGCTGCCTGCAGTACTGGGGCGGCATGGGGTACATGTGGGACAACCCGCTGTCACGGGCCTTCCGGGATGTTCGCCTGGTCTCCATCGGCGGCGGCGCCGACGAAATCATGCTGGGCATCATCTGCAAGATGATGGGCACCCTGCCCGGCAAGAAACGAGACTAA
- a CDS encoding BLUF domain-containing protein, which translates to MSLMRLAYASEATFEAKSVEKGVEPHVARILMTSRRNNGKCDLVGGLYYGDNRFFQYLEGEEKDVLETYQRIQKDSRHKNIITLIEEPLETRTFSNWSMKYVPLSSDVRRFLAKHGLTRFDPASFNAQQCEEMIQLIRESSQDQKLINYDETEANETKPQAFSAGLRTGLIVAALGLVGALFVAGSML; encoded by the coding sequence ATGTCCCTGATGCGCCTGGCCTATGCCAGTGAAGCCACTTTTGAAGCCAAGTCGGTGGAAAAAGGGGTCGAGCCCCACGTTGCCCGGATTCTGATGACGTCCCGACGCAACAACGGAAAATGCGACCTGGTCGGGGGGCTGTATTACGGTGACAACCGCTTTTTTCAGTACCTTGAGGGCGAAGAGAAGGATGTCCTGGAAACCTACCAGAGAATCCAGAAAGACAGTCGGCACAAGAACATCATCACGCTGATTGAAGAGCCCCTGGAAACGCGGACTTTCAGCAACTGGTCCATGAAATACGTGCCGCTCTCGAGCGATGTGCGCCGGTTTCTGGCAAAACATGGGCTAACCCGTTTCGATCCGGCCTCGTTTAACGCCCAGCAATGCGAAGAGATGATCCAGTTGATTCGGGAGTCCAGTCAGGACCAGAAACTCATCAACTATGATGAAACAGAGGCCAACGAAACCAAGCCTCAGGCGTTTTCTGCCGGGTTGCGCACGGGCCTGATCGTTGCAGCCCTCGGTCTGGTGGGCGCTCTGTTTGTCGCCGGATCCATGCTCTGA
- a CDS encoding acyl-CoA carboxylase subunit beta produces MQVLETSVDPRSEEFQANTDAMDAHIRTFRQVEQKVLDLAEAAREKFTKRGKLLPRDRINRLLDRGTPFLELCSLAGYQMHDDKDGSLSGGGIIAGIGTVSGIRCLIVASNSAIKGGTITPAGLDKTLRLQQIAMENKLPVVSLSESGGANLNYATDIFVQGARGFANQARMSAAGIPQVTVVHGNATAGGAYQPGLSDYVVAVRGKAKMFLAGPPLLKAATGEVATDEELGGAEMHAQVAGTAEYLAEDDADGIRQARNIMEALSWNEQLPPQRELSWEEPLYPAEELLGVIPSDSKKPYDVREILARIADGSKFMDFKNEFDDQTVCGTIRIEGHSVGIIGNNGPITPAGSAKAAQFIQLCDQAGTPLLFLHNTTGFMVGTHSEQNGIIKHGSKMIQAVANCRVPKVAIVIGGSYGAGNYAMCGRGLDPRFIFAWPNSRTAVMGPAQAGKVMRIVAEDKQRRSGIEPDPKTLDFLEQATAKKLEDGSTALFGTARLWDDGLIDPRDTRRVLALVFSVCREAEARPLRPNTFGVARL; encoded by the coding sequence ATGCAAGTACTCGAAACCAGCGTCGATCCCCGGTCCGAGGAGTTCCAGGCCAACACCGACGCCATGGACGCCCACATCCGAACCTTCCGGCAGGTGGAACAGAAAGTTCTCGATCTGGCGGAAGCGGCCCGTGAGAAGTTCACGAAGCGTGGCAAACTGCTGCCCCGGGATCGCATCAACCGCCTGCTGGATCGTGGCACGCCGTTCCTGGAGCTCTGCTCCCTGGCCGGCTACCAGATGCACGACGACAAGGACGGCAGCCTGTCCGGCGGTGGCATTATCGCCGGGATCGGCACGGTCAGCGGCATCCGCTGCCTGATCGTCGCCAGCAACAGCGCGATTAAGGGTGGCACGATCACCCCGGCGGGACTGGACAAGACCCTGCGTCTGCAGCAGATCGCCATGGAGAACAAACTGCCGGTGGTGTCGCTCTCGGAAAGCGGCGGCGCCAACCTCAACTACGCCACCGACATATTCGTCCAGGGTGCCCGGGGCTTTGCCAACCAGGCGCGTATGTCCGCCGCCGGCATTCCCCAGGTCACCGTGGTACACGGTAACGCCACCGCCGGGGGCGCCTACCAGCCAGGCCTGTCCGACTATGTGGTGGCGGTGCGAGGCAAGGCCAAGATGTTCCTGGCCGGCCCGCCCCTGCTGAAAGCCGCCACCGGTGAAGTGGCCACCGACGAGGAACTCGGCGGTGCCGAGATGCATGCCCAGGTGGCCGGTACCGCCGAGTACCTGGCCGAGGACGATGCCGACGGCATCCGGCAGGCCCGCAACATCATGGAGGCCCTGTCCTGGAACGAGCAGCTGCCCCCGCAGCGGGAACTGAGCTGGGAAGAACCGCTCTACCCCGCCGAAGAACTGCTGGGCGTAATCCCCTCGGACTCCAAGAAGCCCTACGACGTCCGCGAGATTCTGGCCCGCATCGCCGACGGTTCGAAGTTCATGGACTTCAAGAACGAATTCGATGACCAGACCGTGTGCGGCACCATCCGCATCGAGGGCCATTCCGTCGGCATCATCGGCAACAACGGCCCGATCACGCCGGCCGGCAGCGCCAAGGCCGCCCAGTTTATCCAGCTCTGCGACCAGGCCGGCACCCCGCTACTGTTTCTGCACAACACCACCGGCTTCATGGTGGGCACCCACTCGGAACAGAACGGCATCATCAAGCACGGCTCGAAAATGATCCAGGCCGTCGCCAACTGCCGGGTGCCCAAGGTCGCAATCGTGATTGGCGGTTCCTATGGTGCAGGTAACTACGCCATGTGTGGCCGCGGCCTGGACCCGCGATTCATTTTCGCCTGGCCCAACAGCCGGACCGCGGTCATGGGTCCGGCCCAGGCCGGTAAGGTCATGCGCATTGTGGCGGAGGACAAACAGCGGCGCAGCGGCATCGAGCCGGACCCCAAAACCCTCGACTTCCTGGAACAGGCCACGGCCAAGAAGCTGGAGGATGGCTCCACCGCCCTGTTCGGTACCGCGCGGCTGTGGGACGACGGCCTGATTGACCCACGAGACACCCGCCGGGTTCTGGCGCTGGTGTTTTCAGTATGCCGCGAGGCCGAAGCCCGGCCGCTGCGTCCCAATACATTCGGCGTCGCACGCCTTTGA
- a CDS encoding NADPH:quinone oxidoreductase family protein produces the protein MKAILCKEYGPADTLVIEDVPSPEVKGRGVKVRVKAAGLNFPDTLIIEGKYQLKPSMPFSPGGEMAGEVIEVGEKVTRFKPGDRVAGLTGYGSFAEEVIVPEQNLLPVPDGMSDEKAAAFTMVYGTSYYALKQRANLQPGESLLVLGASGGVGLATVELGKAMGARVIAAASSAEKLAIAKDAGADELINYSEEPLKEAVKNLTNGKGVDVIYDPVGGDFTEQALRAMGWNGRHLIIGFAAGEIPKVPANLTLLKGCSVVGVFWGSFTQREPEASAQNMMELMKLYAEGKIDPKISEVFEFEDYAKALGALTERRATGKVVLKVGS, from the coding sequence ATGAAAGCCATCCTCTGCAAGGAATACGGTCCGGCGGATACGCTGGTTATCGAAGACGTTCCCAGCCCGGAAGTGAAAGGACGCGGTGTGAAGGTGCGGGTCAAAGCCGCCGGCCTTAACTTCCCGGACACCCTGATCATCGAAGGCAAGTACCAGTTGAAGCCTTCCATGCCGTTTTCTCCGGGTGGCGAGATGGCGGGCGAGGTGATTGAGGTTGGTGAGAAGGTTACCCGCTTCAAGCCCGGTGACCGCGTGGCGGGCCTGACCGGTTACGGGTCCTTCGCCGAAGAGGTGATTGTTCCAGAGCAGAATCTCTTGCCTGTCCCCGATGGCATGTCCGATGAAAAGGCGGCCGCGTTCACCATGGTTTACGGCACCTCCTATTATGCCCTCAAGCAACGCGCCAACCTCCAGCCCGGCGAGAGCCTGCTGGTACTGGGTGCCAGCGGCGGCGTGGGTCTGGCGACCGTGGAGCTGGGCAAAGCCATGGGCGCCCGCGTGATTGCTGCGGCAAGTTCTGCCGAGAAGCTGGCCATTGCCAAAGACGCCGGCGCTGACGAACTGATCAACTACAGCGAGGAGCCGCTGAAGGAAGCGGTCAAGAACCTGACTAACGGCAAGGGTGTGGACGTGATCTACGATCCGGTCGGTGGTGATTTCACCGAGCAGGCGCTCCGGGCCATGGGCTGGAATGGCCGCCACCTGATCATCGGTTTTGCGGCGGGTGAGATCCCCAAGGTTCCGGCGAACCTGACCCTGCTCAAGGGCTGTTCCGTGGTCGGCGTGTTCTGGGGCAGCTTTACTCAGCGTGAACCCGAGGCCAGCGCCCAGAACATGATGGAACTGATGAAGCTGTACGCCGAGGGCAAGATTGATCCGAAGATCAGTGAGGTGTTCGAATTCGAAGACTATGCCAAGGCTCTGGGGGCACTGACTGAGCGCCGTGCAACCGGCAAGGTGGTGTTGAAGGTCGGCTCTTAA
- a CDS encoding acetyl/propionyl/methylcrotonyl-CoA carboxylase subunit alpha encodes MLSKLLIANRGEIAVRVIRTAKAIGYRTVAVYSEADANALHVHEADEAVCLGPAQVTASYLNADAILEAARKTGADCIHPGYGFLSENAGFANACKSAGLVFVGPPSDAIELMGSKRRSKIAMQEAGVPVVPGYEGNNASDEELIAAAADIGYPLMIKASAGGGGRGMRLVKEESGLADNIKRARSEAKQAFGDDELILEKAVIEPRHVEIQVFADCHGNAVYLGERDCSVQRRHQKVVEEAPSPFVTPELRAAMGEAAVKAALACGYEGAGTVEFLVDKDRNFYFLEMNTRLQVEHPVTELITGQDLVAWQLAVAEGRPLPLAQDEIELNGHAIEVRLYAEDPANNFTPQTGPLLVFQPAEGDGVRFDTGVRSGDTITPHYDPMLAKVIAWGENRDDARRRLIRALEDTVVFGVTTNRYFLSRIIADESFGAGEATTAFLQQSFSRDPSLQPRRPGLRELTLAASVLDHGLSGQTAWSNAPATMTPIKLDIGEESVELLVRRTGNQLALTVEDNNYELIVESLQDGRLCIIDNGVRQSCQYHRDGDFLYFQASGESWVVRDVTHHPAAGANGAGSGRIQASMDGAIIDVLVEPGQAVRQGEALVILEAMKMEHPVRADRDGIVGQVLANTGDQVKRSQLLVEITAEESAKQEAGA; translated from the coding sequence ATGCTAAGTAAACTGTTGATCGCCAACCGCGGTGAAATCGCCGTCCGAGTCATACGCACCGCCAAGGCCATTGGCTATCGCACGGTGGCCGTCTACTCCGAGGCGGATGCCAACGCCCTGCACGTTCACGAGGCCGACGAGGCCGTCTGCCTTGGCCCGGCCCAGGTCACCGCCTCCTACCTGAACGCCGACGCCATACTCGAAGCGGCCCGCAAAACCGGTGCCGACTGCATTCACCCCGGCTACGGCTTCCTGTCCGAGAACGCCGGCTTCGCCAACGCCTGCAAGTCGGCGGGCCTGGTGTTCGTTGGGCCACCGTCGGACGCCATAGAGCTCATGGGCAGCAAACGCCGTTCAAAAATTGCCATGCAGGAGGCCGGCGTGCCGGTGGTACCGGGCTATGAGGGCAACAACGCCAGCGATGAGGAACTGATCGCGGCGGCCGCCGACATTGGTTATCCCCTCATGATCAAGGCGTCCGCCGGCGGCGGTGGCCGTGGCATGCGCCTGGTGAAGGAGGAATCAGGGTTGGCTGACAACATCAAGCGTGCCCGCTCCGAAGCAAAACAGGCCTTTGGCGACGACGAACTGATTCTGGAAAAGGCCGTCATCGAACCACGCCACGTCGAAATCCAGGTCTTCGCCGATTGCCACGGTAATGCCGTGTATCTGGGCGAGCGGGACTGCTCCGTGCAACGACGCCACCAGAAGGTGGTCGAAGAGGCGCCGTCCCCGTTTGTCACACCCGAGCTGCGGGCCGCCATGGGTGAAGCGGCCGTCAAGGCGGCCCTGGCCTGCGGTTACGAGGGTGCCGGTACCGTCGAGTTCCTGGTCGACAAGGACCGCAATTTCTACTTTCTGGAAATGAACACCCGACTGCAGGTGGAGCACCCGGTCACCGAACTGATCACTGGCCAGGATCTGGTCGCCTGGCAACTGGCCGTGGCCGAAGGCCGCCCGCTCCCCCTGGCACAGGACGAGATCGAACTGAATGGCCACGCCATCGAGGTCCGACTCTACGCCGAAGATCCGGCCAACAACTTCACGCCCCAGACCGGGCCGCTACTGGTTTTCCAGCCGGCCGAAGGCGACGGCGTTCGCTTCGACACTGGCGTACGCTCGGGCGACACCATCACCCCACACTACGACCCCATGCTGGCGAAAGTGATCGCCTGGGGCGAGAACCGGGATGACGCCCGCCGACGCCTGATCCGCGCTCTTGAGGATACCGTCGTGTTCGGCGTGACCACCAACCGCTATTTCCTCAGCCGCATCATCGCCGACGAATCTTTCGGCGCCGGTGAAGCCACCACCGCGTTCCTTCAGCAATCGTTCAGCCGGGATCCCTCGCTTCAGCCCCGCCGGCCTGGACTGCGGGAACTGACGCTGGCCGCCAGCGTGCTCGACCATGGCCTATCGGGCCAGACTGCCTGGAGCAACGCGCCGGCCACCATGACCCCGATCAAACTCGACATCGGGGAAGAGAGCGTTGAACTCCTGGTGCGCCGAACCGGGAACCAGCTGGCTCTCACTGTCGAAGACAACAATTACGAGCTCATCGTCGAATCGTTGCAGGATGGCCGCCTGTGCATCATCGACAATGGCGTCCGTCAGTCTTGCCAATATCACCGGGACGGCGATTTCTTATATTTCCAGGCCTCCGGCGAGTCCTGGGTGGTGCGCGATGTCACGCACCACCCAGCAGCCGGCGCCAATGGTGCCGGCAGCGGACGGATTCAGGCCTCTATGGATGGCGCCATCATCGACGTTCTCGTTGAACCAGGACAAGCCGTTCGCCAAGGTGAGGCGTTGGTTATTCTGGAAGCCATGAAGATGGAACACCCGGTCAGGGCCGACCGCGACGGCATCGTCGGTCAGGTACTGGCCAACACGGGTGACCAGGTTAAACGAAGCCAGTTACTGGTGGAAATTACCGCCGAAGAATCCGCCAAACAGGAGGCCGGAGCATGA